In the Nicotiana tabacum cultivar K326 chromosome 16, ASM71507v2, whole genome shotgun sequence genome, one interval contains:
- the LOC107808302 gene encoding patatin-like protein 3 translates to MENPLMDAKLSDICISTSAAPTYLPAHQFQTQDKDGKVQEFNLIDGAIAANNPTLIATSEVTKQIYAENKDFFPIKPSDHGRFLVISIGTGSAKLEQKFNAKMAAKWGLLGWLTKGGSNPIIDVFTQGGDDMVDYYNSVAFQALRSQDHYLRIQDDTLSGIDSSVDIATKENMAKLVEIGENLLKKPVSRINLKKGIFEPHETGGTNEETLKRFATKLSEEKRLRNSKCRHANNTT, encoded by the exons ATGGAAAATCCATTGATGGATGCTAAGCTTTCAGATATATGCATTAGTACATCTGCTGCTCCAACATATCTTCCTGCACATCAATTCCAGACTCAAGACAAAGATGGCAAAGTTCAAGAGTTCAATCTTATTGATGGTGCAATCGCAGCTAACAATCCA ACCCTTATTGCTACAAGTGAAGTTACCAAACAAATATATGCTGAAAACAAAGATTTCTTCCCTATTAAACCCAGTGATCATGGAAGGTTTTTGGTGATTTCAATAGGCACTGGATCAGCAAAACTGGAACAAAAATTTAATGCTAAAATGGCAGCCAAATGGGGTCTCTTAGGTTGGCTAACTAAGGGAGGTTCAAATCCAATTATTGATGTTTTTACTCAAGGTGGTGATGATATGGTTGATTATTATAATTCTGTTGCTTTCCAAGCTCTTCGTTCTCAAGACCATTACCTTCGTATTCAG GATGACACACTAAGTGGAATAGACTCCTCCGTTGATATAGCAACCAAAGAGAACATGGCCAAATTGGTTGAAATAGGAGAAAACTTATTGAAGAAACCAGTTTCAAGGATAAATTTGAAGAAAGGTATATTTGAACCACATGAAACTGGTGGTACAAATGAAGAAACTTTGAAAAG GTTTGCAACAAAGCTTTCTGAAGAAAAAAGACTCAGGAATTCCAAGTGTCGTCATGCAAACAATACAACTTAA